The Arthrobacter sp. NicSoilC5 genome has a window encoding:
- the aroQ gene encoding type II 3-dehydroquinate dehydratase: MTEASSTVEAGRGTILVINGPNLNMLGTREPEKYGTSTLADVEQLAAAAGKNHGFAVECVQSNHEGVLLDAIHAARGAAVGIVLNAGAFTHTSVALRDALAAVQLPAVEVHITNVHQREEFRHHSYLSPVCAAVIVGAGVFGYKLAIDYLAEVL; this comes from the coding sequence ATGACTGAAGCCTCCTCCACTGTCGAAGCCGGCCGCGGCACCATCCTCGTAATCAATGGCCCCAACTTGAACATGCTGGGTACGCGGGAGCCGGAAAAGTACGGCACCTCCACCCTTGCCGACGTCGAACAGCTGGCTGCGGCCGCCGGGAAGAACCACGGATTCGCCGTGGAGTGCGTCCAGTCCAACCATGAAGGCGTCCTGCTGGACGCCATCCACGCAGCCCGGGGCGCCGCCGTGGGAATCGTCCTGAACGCGGGCGCCTTCACGCACACCTCCGTGGCACTTCGCGACGCCCTGGCAGCCGTGCAGCTTCCCGCCGTCGAGGTTCACATCACCAACGTGCACCAGCGGGAGGAATTCCGGCACCACTCCTACCTGTCACCGGTTTGCGCGGCAGTGATTGTGGGCGCTGGAGTGTTCGGCTACAAGCTCGCCATCGACTACCTGGCAGAGGTCCTGTAG